CTTCTTCTTGGTAGACCAAAGGACCAAAATGTTGGTGCACCAAGAAGAAATTTCTTTTTAGTCGACCAACAAAATTTTGGGTCGATCAATAAAATTTTGGATTAATTGGTCGACCAAAGCAATGGTCGACCATTGTTTGGTCGACCAAAGTTTTGGTGGACCATTGTTTGGTCGACCGCATGGTAGACTACTGTTTTTTGGTCGTTTCGACCAAAACGTGGTCGAAATTTTCTTCCTCAACCAGTCGATCGACGAacgaaaataaacaataaatcgAAATAAACGTTAATATTATCAGATTATATGTAATCAatttaatgatatatttatacTTAAAACACAGAGACATTTAAGTAAATTAACTTATGAATCCTTTTCGAAGAAAAATTCTCAAGGTGACCTTGTTAGTGCCACTAGCGATGATAATCTCAAGGAAATCCTTCGCGAAGTCAGAACTTCAAAACTCCCTGTAAGCAATAAATCAGGCAATTTATATTTTTGGCTATAATTTGTTGCTGAAATCTATGTCGGAAATTCTATTTTTCAGGCAGTAATCAACTACGGTGCATCATGGTTTGTCGATACCGCTCTTTTGTTTCTTTATTTCGATGTCTTCGTGTGTTAGAATTGAATTATAGAATAGCGGGTACATATGCGCACCAGGTATTTGTTGAAATGTTGAGATGGAAGAAACTCATTCGTCGCGGTAACTCGGGTTTGTTGTTTTTCAGGTGTGGAGTGTGCAGTCAGATTCTTCCTACATTTTGCGAACTGAGCGGCAAATTTTCAAAGGTTTCTTTTGTGTATGCTGACATAGATGAGTGCCCTGAAACTACTCAGCATATTCGGTATACACCCACCTTTAATTTCTACAGAGATGGTGAAAGAGTTGATGAGATGTTTGGTGTCGGAGAAGAGCGTCTGCAGGATCGCCTCTGGCTGCATTCTTGAATAGGTTCCTTTTTTTTGCCTTTATTTTCTGGTGTTGTGGGATTGAATACCATGATTTGTGCTTCCATGTGAATTTCTCGAGTCTTTGTTCTCTTAATACAAGTTTGAATGGAACGATAGATCGCCAAAGATACGATTTTAAATTATAtgtgcaaaaatttgtgtgacagatctcttatttgggtcatccataaaaaagtattactttttatgctaagagtattactttttattgtgaatatcgataggattgaccgtctcacatataaagattcgtgaaaccgtctcacaaaatgcTTACTCTATAACTTGAAGTGCAAGATTCATAGTATAATATAATCATAGTTACTGAGGATTCTACATctgtatattttttaaaatcaagattTCTCATTGCTTCTGAACATGATGACTAAATTGCATGTAATATAAGCCTTCGTTCAtttgttgtttactttgttaTGGATGTAAAATTAATTCCGTACATAAATTATTGGTTAAATGGTAAATTGGTACACAATcttttgttaatgatttaattGATAGAGATGCGTGTGTGAGACACCAaattgagtatgtctcttgtgagacgatttcatgaatatttatctgtgagactggtcaaccctaccgatattcataataaaaaataatactcttggcataaaaagtaataatttttcatggatgacccaaataagagatccgtctcacaaaatacgatccgtgagatcgtctcacacaaatttttgcccaCCAAATTAGTTAGCTTCACAAAAAGTGCAATTTGATATGAAAGTGTCTCTCAACAAATATGCATAAATATTTAcgttaataaatcatttattgGAAGGTActcatcaatcaaacttcgtGCAATTTACaatacaataatttttttaaggaTTCTTCGATCAgcttacataaaaaaataaaaataaaaagagccCTGGACCAAAtattattcataaaaaaattgtttcaatCTGAATGAAGCACGCAACCACTGCCATATATATGTGTACTGACAAGCCCAAAGAAAGAATGGGCTAAATATATGTTAAAAATTAAAGCCCAAGAGCTATACTGGGCTAAAGGCTACCATAGCCCACACGAGTCTGTCTTCACTATCAGACTACTGCAAAAATACACACGTAAAAACTTAAATTCAAGATCTAGCACAAGAATGTTAAGGATAAGGAGTAACAAACCAAACAGTATTCGTCAACCTAGGTGAGATTGGTAAAAAGAGGAGGAGCAAGTACTGCGTGGGTTCGAAGAAGCAGGAGCAGCAAGATGCACGAATACAATATGAAGAGAAAATGTTGGAATATAATAATTGTCCATGTTTATTGGAACAATCGAAACATGATGTTTTAAGTTGTTGTACAGTTCAAAAACTTTGAGTCGCACCGTTACCACCAGTTATATTTTTTGATAAAGCGGTAAATGCTCGTACCTACAAAAAAAACCTGAATCGAAGTTGAAGTATAAGAACTTGAAGGATTTGAAAGGATGAAAAAGAATATTGAATTTCATACATTCCTCTCAAAGCAGATAAAAGGATCCAAATCAGGCCAATTTAATTTTGAGGACCAAACAGGTGGAGTGAACGTGAGCTGTGGATTGAAAATCCAAAGCAGCTAAAATCCAATTTCTCACGAATCCTACACTATTCCATTATAGCCCCGATTATAATGGAccaaaatcaaatatatattcCGAAAAGATTTCTAAAATTTTAAGGTTAACTGTAAGACATGGTTTTCCTTTTCACTACTTtgatacacacacacaaaaaaaataataataatatttgagacaatctcacaaatcaattttgtgagacgcaTTTCCTaaatttgtgagacagatcttctATTTAGGTCactgtaaaaaatattattttttacgtcAAAAGTATgacttattattataaatatgaacaaAGTTGATTTGGTCTAACGGATAAAAATACGTGAGACGGTCtactaaattaattattgatttggtaccacaatttccctttttttttttttttgtggaaAACTTATCTTCTTGTTCTTGATACGGAATATAAACGCCaaaagtgggtgtgtacaacctCCACCACAATAACACGATTAGGCCAAAAAACAAATGCAAAGCATATTATTTAATTGGATTTGGTCTCAAATTGAGGAATTCATACGACTacttattttgaatatttttggtGGCATCCACAGTTTGTGGGGAATATTTAGCTAGTTGATGTTGATGtacaacaaataaataaataaataaatatatatacacacacacacacttacttTATAATATATGAAAATATACTTCCAAAATTAAAATGCTTCAATTATATTTGTGATTCGTGCTTCTTTTCCCGTGGAATAGTTTACAGTCGTCGTGCTTGAGAATATCATTGACCAATCAAACATGTTTTTTCcatagaatattttttttatattttatgaaaaaaagTTAAACAAACTGATATCAACAAATAGAAGAAAGATGACACCCTTTAATTAGCAAcgaaatttgtaaaataaatttagtaactattttttaagaaaatgatatttttaaatgtatatgtcGACAAATAGAAGAAAGATGACACCCCTTAACTAGCAAggaaatttgtaaaataaactAAGTCAgtgttatttttttagaaaattaattcatcaaatacacTTGAGAATATCATTtccttataaaaataaataaaattgaccagagtgaaaaaaatatatatatatatcttcttAACTAGATCATATTGATATTATAACAagcatttaaaattcaaagtttAACTaaagttaattaaattttttttatgagttgAATTTAAACTATGATTTTCTTTGACATGCCTTAAAGCACTGAGGATTTGACAATAGAGGATGCAAAATTCAATTTCATTTTCACTAAAATTATggtgtttatatttttaaaagatttatgtatgtatatgtgtgtgtatacgAAGATATGTGTGTATAGGATCGAGCGATTGCCGTtataccaaaagctatagctggtggtaatggtgcgactcaaatcttttaaaccgcacagtagCTCAAgaaccacggttcgatcgctctaccaagcagggacaattattgcacccaacaatctccctctcaATAATTGCACATCTTGTAATCAATAAGAATCGATcacgtgaccttggctctgataccaattgtagaacCGAGCACTTGCTGCTTtgccaaaagctatagctggtggtaatggtgcaactcaaatcttttaaatcacatagcagctcaagcaccacagtTCGATCACTCTACCAAGTATGGACAATTATTCAATCCAACATTGTGTAATACTGTTAGGACATGCTTGATATAGTCTTGGAATGGTCTATTCCCATTAACAATGTTGGTTGGATTTATCGATTCCATTTTCTCAACTTTTATATGTATAAATATATCTCtctttaattttttgaaatcttttgataataaatattttttatttattacttaaaatattattaaaattaatgaaaatgtattattttaaatataataaatatttaaaattttaattaaattagagaataataataataataataataataataataataataaatagaaCAATAATAATTAACAATAATAGACGTCTCCATATTTCATCACATAATTGAAattcttttgaaatttttgagttGTCCTAAATTTATGTTAAACAAATTGAAGTGGTGCGTTGTTTTAAATATTAGGCTAAGCTATAAGCCTATAACTATATCGTGTACCctttaaaatcttttaaaatcgaAGATTAAGTTTACTTTGTACCATCGTATATTAAGGTATAGTTTGATACATtataggataaacatgtgatatataatataatgataagttaatgataaataagatgtatgatattatatttaatgtttggtatgattttaataagagtgattaaatttatatattagattgtaatgacaaaattaacattatcataataaattttataatttcaaagttgttacTTGAgttcatatattttatatgtttatacaccgatagtgcttgcatgatttatttatttttacctaaatttatatattatataatatgataattgagcccttgattttgtgagtcaagtcaaatatcaatttttaaggttaatggagtgatactaataattttattgatatttataaaaattatttatataattatctcgaattcatttatataattatcataatatataatatataaaaatatttatttgattttaatttctacctactaatatagatttataaaaaatcatttataaattgaggacaattaagtcatttgtagtgtattttatcattaaattaaaattatcacacctaatagaagagacattttatccttctaaaaaattatttatcaagggctttttaaaaaggtaccaaacatgagataacgaggattatttatcaatctctcccttatcccatgtaccaaactatgcctaatTGATTCCATTAGAATacataaaatcttaatttgttgtgaaaaagtaaaaatttatggtaaaaagtaaaaatctcaaactctcaaaatttactaaactacacactttataatatttttctctctactcaattgtgatttccttcacaaatgagagatctatttataggaaatctttacaaataatcaataaaaaaaaatacatcattacctacatcatcacacactaattttcaatatttacaactcttattttcaacattcaaatattcaatacacacattttaaatatatttttcaacactcccccttgtgatgatgatcataatgattgtcttcattacgtgtttttatactgtcctcgttaaaaaccttactaggaaaaacccagtgggataaaaaccatagcaagggaaaaagagtgcagtcacgtaaactccccctcatgttgacacgaacaattcttcacaaatttcttagattgcgcatcccaatattatatatatgctttctgaatattgacgtaggaagcgcctttgtgaagagatctgatgaattttcacttgattgaatgtgaggaacatcaatacatttattcttctcaagctccttggtgaatgcgaagaacttaggaggaatatgtttagttctgtcgctttttatgtatccttctttcatttgagcaacacatgcagcattatcttcatatagtatcacaggcttctcgtcaaatgataatccgcatgagatttggagaTGTTGGGttattgattttaaccacacacattcacaacttgcttcatgtagtgcaataatctcggcatgatttgatgaagttgttacgagcgtttgtttctgtgaacgccaagaaattgcagtgcctccacgagtaaaaacatatccagtttgggaacgtgccttgtgtggatcagataagtatccagcatcggcataaccaattatactttgattagcatcttttgaatacaaaagtcccaagtctgtcgttcctcgtagataacggaatatatgtttaattccgttccagtgtctctttgttggatatgtgctaaatcttgccaacaaatttacggcaaaagatatatcaggccttgtacaatttgttagatacataagggcaccgatagcacttagatatggtacttctggaccaagaatatcttcatcttcttcacatggtcggaatggatccttttctatgtttaatgatctaacaaccattggagtacttaaaggatttgatttatccatattaaaacgtttaaggatcttttctctataatttgtctggtgaacaaacatttcacattctttttgttcaatttgtaaacccagacaatacttggtttttccaagatccttcatttcaaattcttccttcaagtatgacacaacttcttgaatttccttattcgttccaatgatgtttaaatcatcaacatatacagccataattacgcatccggatgttgttttattaatgaaaacacaagggcatattgaattatttacatatccctttttcatcaagtgatcacttagtcgattataccatattcgaccagattgctttaacccatataatgatctttgtaatttcacagaataacattctctgggttttgaactttgtgcttcaggcatctcaaatccttcagggattttcatatatatattactatcaagtgatccatataagtaagctgtaacaacatccataagacgcatttctaaattttcagataccgccaagctaatcaaataccgaaacgtaattgcatccatcacgagagaatacgtttcttcataatcaattccaggcctttgagaaaaaccttgtgcaacaagtcgagctttatatctcactatttcatttttctcatttcgctttcgaataaaaacccatttgtatccaacaggttttacaccttcaggtgtaaggactataggtccaaaaacattacgtttatttagcggattcaattcaacctggatggcttatttccattttatccaatcctgccgatttttacattcaccaaaagattttggttcatgatcttcattatcatttatgatgtcgattgtcacattataagaaaatatatcatcaatttcttctatatcttttcgattccatattttttcagtattaatgtaattgatagagatttcatgattctcgtcagtttgtggttctgacagaatattttcatcatcatgtgtttcttcaggaacaccattctctattttgtgatcatcatgtgtttcttcaggaacatcattctttattttgtgatcatcgtgtttctctataaattttctttttcgaggatttttatccttggaaccgactggccttccacgcttcaggcgtttaatgacatcatgagtatcttcaatttatttctttggaatttcaattcgagcaggggcatttgcagcatgtatatatgatttagttaccccttttgtgtcagcaaatgcatctggtatttgattggctattctttgcaagtgtacaatttgttgtacatctttttcacattgttttgttcttggatccagatgtaacaatgatgatacatgccatgtaattttttttttcgatatgcttctgttctccccctaacattgggaagatttcctcattaaaatgacaatcagcaaaacgtgctgtgaacacgtcgcctgtctgaggttcaagatatcgaatgattgatggactatcataaccgatataaattccaacctttctttgaggttccattttctttcgttatggtggtgcaataggcacatacaccatacatccaaaaattctcagatgagaaatgtctggttctttaccaaatgcaagctgcaatggggagtatttatgatatgcacttggtctgatgcgaattaatgaagcagcatgtaaaattgcatgtccccatatagaaatatggagctttgttttcataatcattggtctagcaatcatttgcagacgtttaatcaatgattcagccaatccattctgtgtatgtacatgagcaacaggatgctcaacaatgattcccatagacatacaataatcattgaaagtcagggaagtaaattcaccagcattatcaagtctaattttcttgattgtataatcgggaaactgattcctcaattttattatttgagcaagtaatcttgcaaatgcaacatttcgagttgacaataaacatacatgtgaccatctgctggaggcatcaatcaataccataaagtatctgaatggtccacatg
This window of the Primulina tabacum isolate GXHZ01 chromosome 4, ASM2559414v2, whole genome shotgun sequence genome carries:
- the LOC142542060 gene encoding thioredoxin-like 3-3, which translates into the protein MVDHCLVDQSFGGPLFGRPHGRLLFFGRFDQEEIGVGRPRRKFLLGRPNGGLLLGRPKDQNRHLSKLTYESFSKKNSQGDLVSATSDDNLKEILREVRTSKLPAVINYGASWCGVCSQILPTFCELSGKFSKVSFVYADIDECPETTQHIRYTPTFNFYRDGERVDEMFGVGEERLQDRLWLHS